Proteins found in one Thermaerobacter subterraneus DSM 13965 genomic segment:
- a CDS encoding DJ-1/PfpI family protein has translation MAKVLILTGDAAEALEVYYPLYRLKEAGHEVHVAAPTKKTLRTVVHDFEPGWETFTEKPAYQLQADLAFAGVKSEEYDGLILPGGRAPEYIRLNEHVPRIVGHFFEANKPIGAICHAALVFARLKEHLKGRKLTAYTACRPDVESLGASYVTEPLHVDGNLVSAHAWPDLPGFMREFLRRLEEFAGNR, from the coding sequence ATGGCTAAGGTGCTCATCCTCACGGGCGATGCCGCGGAAGCGCTGGAAGTCTACTACCCCCTTTACCGCCTGAAGGAAGCAGGGCATGAGGTGCACGTGGCGGCACCGACGAAGAAGACGTTGCGGACCGTCGTCCACGACTTTGAGCCGGGTTGGGAAACGTTCACGGAGAAGCCGGCCTACCAGCTGCAGGCGGACCTCGCCTTTGCCGGCGTCAAGTCGGAGGAGTACGACGGGCTGATCCTGCCCGGCGGCCGGGCGCCGGAATACATCCGGCTGAATGAGCACGTGCCGCGCATCGTGGGCCACTTCTTTGAGGCCAACAAGCCCATCGGCGCCATCTGCCATGCCGCCCTGGTATTCGCGCGGCTGAAGGAGCACTTGAAGGGCCGGAAGTTGACGGCGTACACCGCCTGCCGGCCGGACGTGGAGTCTCTGGGCGCGTCCTACGTCACCGAGCCGCTACACGTGGACGGCAACCTGGTCTCCGCCCACGCGTGGCCGGATCTGCCCGGCTTCATGCGGGAGTTCCTGCGGCGGCTGGAGGAGTTCGCCGGCAACCGGTAG
- a CDS encoding DUF2512 family protein: MEHGTALLIKFAAITAVLYLVLPVGGAALTMGQLLTLSLVLTVVAYVLGDRMILPAAGNAVAVLADGLLAFLILWLAGTMVAAMDLRFGAIVLATSVIGVVEFFFHRYLISRGLVQPPGSGQSSDRREA, translated from the coding sequence ATGGAACACGGCACAGCGTTGTTGATCAAGTTCGCGGCCATTACCGCCGTACTGTATCTTGTCCTTCCCGTTGGAGGCGCGGCGTTGACCATGGGCCAGCTGCTAACCTTGTCCCTGGTCCTAACGGTTGTAGCCTACGTCCTTGGCGACCGCATGATCCTGCCAGCGGCCGGCAATGCCGTCGCCGTCCTTGCCGACGGATTGCTGGCTTTCTTGATCCTCTGGCTGGCCGGCACTATGGTGGCGGCTATGGACCTGCGGTTCGGCGCCATCGTTCTGGCCACGTCGGTCATTGGGGTCGTGGAATTCTTCTTCCACCGGTACTTGATCTCGCGTGGCCTGGTGCAGCCGCCCGGCTCGGGCCAGTCCTCCGACCGGCGAGAGGCCTAA